In the Mastacembelus armatus chromosome 17, fMasArm1.2, whole genome shotgun sequence genome, one interval contains:
- the kdm4ab gene encoding lysine-specific demethylase 4A isoform X1 codes for MASDMVSQNHGSKGIMTFYPSAEEFKNFSRYIAYIESQGAHKAGLAKIVPPKEWKPRKSYDDIDDLMIPAPIQQVVTGQSGLFTQYNIQKKAMTVKEFRKTANSDKFCSPHYDDFEELERKYWKNVTFNPPIYGADVNGTLYDPEVKEWNICRLGTILDTVEHDSGITIEGVNTPYLYFGMWKTTFAWHTEDMDLYSINYLHFGEPKSWYCVPPEHGKRLERLAKGFFPGSAQNCEAFLRHKMTLISPSILKKYGIPFEKITQEAGEFMVTFPYAYHAGFNHGFNCAESTNFATERWIEYGKQAVLCSCRKDMVKISMDVFVKKFQPGRYEQWLAGRDVVPIDHSRPTPEAREFLGDSFNDITSNSNSSSVESCGEDGERKSATQRIETKRHRVCLEVPEEVVPKDEDEENEGQYGKRPRLSLIPPRAMLQDCKRNKGPPKLVVTPTKLTLMDPFHRGLTQSNSDGGRPPHYTKTRAPAISSQSQARNGHVSVSVAPTWTEATAQPARKMGVASLLFHRTLSPKDTLQVHSYTLEKQRQPHTQLQVHSYAREHQPRHLQHKTCTLSHTQIQSSPQAPKCESTEPQSEPKVILTKVARNESQAKSPVEQNQEEDKPKMSAPVVAQAEVKTPEVKTPEVEPINTSASSPTQPQSPELEAPKNNKRKSNQCPLVDSGIIILKDTVPVREPIHEMKVNTHHQVAEEQSYCKSVVKKQQAQLRKLPRHHPLIREVQSDEDVYIDMEGEQEEKEEWAKPLTQLWQCQPYNPQAEREYNMMMGKHAPFCSICLLFHTYHQSESPSGSSSMTLVNCSGGRQWSKPLIPEMCFNTQSSKTNDSGEGQLSNPHVAEDGTSQLISCAQCCVRVHTSCYGVTREEAEQDDWLCARCEADATNEDCCLCSLRGGALQRANNDKWVHVLCAITVLEARFVNITERSPIDLSAIPLPRFRLKCVYCRKRIKREVTGCCVQCSHGRCSTAFHPTCAQAAGILMHPDDWPFIVFITCHRHRAPVIPERNKSSMQELAVGQKVICKYKNGRYYHSELLELTTATFYEVVFDDGSYSDNLFPEDIENRDCVHLGPPAEGEAVQVRWTDGLIYGGKFVASHSIPMYLVEFEDGSQISVKREDIYTLNEDLPKRVKSRMSVASDMRFELFTQSEVKQNSKRQRVINSRYREDYIEPVIYRAIME; via the exons ATGGCATCAGACATGGTTTCCCAAAACCATGGTTCCAAGGGGATCATGACTTTTTACCCCTCTGCTGAGGAATTCAAGAACTTCAGCCGCTACATTGCGTACATAGAGTCCCAGGGGGCACATAAAGCAGGCCTGGCCAAA ATTGTCCCACCAAAGGAATGGAAGCCTAGGAAGTCTTATGATGATATAGATGATTTGATGATACCAGCACCTATTCAGCAGGTGGTGACAGGCCAGTCAGGCCTTTTCACACAGTACAACATTCAGAAGAAGGCCATGACTGTCAAAGAGTTCCGCAAGACTGCCAACAGTGACAA GTTCTGTAGTCCACATTATGATGACTTTGAGGAACTGGAAAGAAAGTACTGGAAGAATGTAACATTCAACCCTCCAATATATGGGGCAGATGTTAATGGAACCCTGTACGACCCT GAAGTCAAAGAGTGGAACATATGCCGTCTAGGCACCATTTTGGATACAGTTGAACATGACAGCGGTATCACTATTGAGGGTGTTAATACACCCTACTTGTATTTTGGAATGTGGAAGACCACGTTTGCATGGCACACCGAAGACATGGATCTCTACAGTATCAACTACTTACATTTTGGGGAGCCGAAATCATG GTATTGTGTTCCTCCAGAGCATGGGAAACGATTGGAGCGTTTGGCTAAAG GGTTCTTTCCTGGTAGTGCCCAAAATTGTGAGGCCTTTTTGAGGCACAAGATGACGCTCATTTCTCCTTCTATACTCAAGAAATATGGCATCCCGTTTGAAAAA ATTACTCAGGAGGCTGGTGAGTTTATGGTAACTTTCCCCTATGCCTATCATGCTGGTTTCAACCATGGCTTCAACTGTGCAGAATCCACCAACTTTGCAACAGAGAGATGGATTGAGTATGGGAAGCAAGCAGTTTTG TGCTCATGCCGTAAAGACATGGTAAAAATTTCCATGGATGTGTTTGTGAAGAAGTTCCAGCCGGGTCGCTATGAACAGTGGCTTGCAGGGCGAGATGTGGTACCCATAGACCACTCACGGCCCACCCCGGAGGCTAGGGAGTTTCTAGGGGACTCTTTCAATGACATCACCAGCAACAGTAACAGTAGCTCTGTAGAGAGTTGTggggaggatggagagaggaagag TGCTACCCAGAGGATAGAGACCAAGAGACACAGGGTGTGTCTGGAGGTGCCTGAGGAGGTTGTTCccaaagatgaagatgaagaaaatgaagggCAGTATGGGAAACGTCCAAGGCTAAGCCTTATCCCGCCACGTGCTATGTTGCAAGACTGCAAAAGAAATAAAG GCCCACCAAAGTTGGTTGTCACGCCAACCAAGCTCACTTTAATGGATCCATTTCATAGAGGCCTGACCCAAAGTAACAGTGATGGAGGCCGTCCTCCTCATTATACCAAGACCCGTGCACCTGCAATCTCATCTCAATCACAGGCCAGAAATGGGCACGTGTCAGTTTCAGTAGCACCAACATGGACAGAAGCCACAGCCCAGCCTGCACGCAAAATGGGGGTAGCCAGTCTGCTCTTCCACAGGACACTGAGTCCAAAAGACACTCTTCAAGTGCACAGCTATACTCTAGAAAAACAACGGCAACCTCACACACAGCTCCAGGTGCACAGCTATGCCAGAGAACATCAACCCCGTCATCTCCAGCACAAAACctgcacactgtcacacacacaaattcagtcTTCCCCCCAGGCACCAAAGTGTGAAAGTACAGAGCCACAGTCAGAACCTAAAGTCATTCTTACCAAAGTAGCACGGAATGAATCGCAAGCGAAGAGTCCTGTGGAGCAGAACCAAGAGGAGGACAAACCCAAAATGTCAGCGCCTGTTGTGGCTCAGGCTGAAGTGAAAACGCCTGAAGTGAAGACGCCTGAAGTGGAGCCCATCAAcacctctgcctcctccccGACTCAACCACAATCTCCAGAGTTGGAAGCTCCCAAAAATAACAAGCGaaag AGTAACCAATGCCCCCTTGTGGACAGTGGCATTATCATTCTGAAAGACACCGTTCCTGTCAGGGAACCAATTCATGAGATGAAGGTGAACACTCATCAT CAGGTGGCGGAAGAGCAGTCATACTGCAAGTCAGTGGTGAAGAAGCAGCAGGCACAGCTCCGTAAGCTACCTCGTCACCACCCTCTAATCAGAGAGGTGCAGAGCGATGAAG ATGTGTATATAGATATGGAGGGTGagcaagaggagaaagaggagtggGCGAAGCCACTAACCCAACTTTGGCAGTGTCAGCCTTACAACCCTCAGGCAGAGAGGGAGTATAACATGATGATGGGCAAGCATGCCCCCttctgctccatctgtctgctCTTCCACACTTACCATCAG TCTGAGTCCCCCAGTGGGAGTTCCAGCATGACGTTGGTGAACTGTTCAGGAGGCCGCCAGTGGTCCAAACCACTCATtccagaaatgtgttttaacacacaaagcagcaagACGAACGATAGTGGGGAGGGACAGCTGTCTAACCCTCATGTAGCAGAGGACGGGACCAGTCAGTTGATCAGCTGTGCTCAGTGCTGTGTCCGTGTACATACCA gTTGTTATGGTGTGACAAGGGAGGAAGCAGAGCAAGATGACTGGCTGTGTGCCCGCTGTGAGGCTGATGCCACCAACGAG GACTGCTGCCTCTGTTCCCTCAGGGGTGGAGCTCTACAGCGAGCAAACAATGACAA GTGGGTTCATGTGTTGTGTGCCATCACGGTGCTGGAAGCGCGCTTTGTCAACATCACTGAGCGGAGCCCCATTGACCTCTCTGCCATCCCACTGCCACGGTTTAGACTG AAATGTGTGTACTGCAGGAAACGGATAAAGAGGGAAGTGACAGGCTGCTGTGTGCAATGTTCCCATGGGCGCTGCTCCACAGCTTTTCACCCCACCTGCGCTCAGGCAGCTGGAATCCTCATGCACCCAGACGACTGGCCGTTCATCGTCTTCATCACCTGTCACAGACATAGGGCACCTGTCATACCGGag CGCAACAAGTCTTCCATGCAGGAGCTGGCAGTGGGGCAGAAGGTGATCTGCAAGTACAAAAACGGCCGTTACTATCACAGTGAGCTACTGGAACTGACCACTGCCACCTTCTACGAGGTGGTGTTTGACGACGGGTCATATAGTGACAACCTCTTCCCTGAAGACATTGAG AACCGTGACTGTGTCCATCTCGGCCCACCAGCTGAAGGTGAGGCTGTTCAAGTGCGGTGGACAGATGGGTTGATATATGGAGGGAAGTTTGTAGCATCACACTCCATTCCCATGTACCTG GTCGAGTTTGAGGATGGGTCTCAAATCAGTGTGAAGCGTGAAGACATCTATACTCTAAATGAGGATCTGCCCAAACGAGTGAAGTCACGAATG TCAGTGGCGTCAGACATGCGTTTCGAGCTCTTCACACAGAGCGAAGTCAAACAGAACTCGAAAAGGCAACGGGTCATCAACTCTCGATACAGAGAGGACTACATCGAGCCTGTCATTTACCGAGCCATAATGGAGTGA